A single genomic interval of Astyanax mexicanus isolate ESR-SI-001 chromosome 4, AstMex3_surface, whole genome shotgun sequence harbors:
- the LOC111194551 gene encoding adenosine receptor A1-like isoform X2 — MVGAVAIPLAVLVDGRFETSFHGCLFISCVVIVLTQASVYSLLAIAVDRYLRVYIPLRYKGKVKLMHSGAIVAVCWVTAAVLGLVPMFGWNNQSSLPLSNSTTIVCQFLTVIPMSFLVNFSFLSCLLPPLIIMIVLYCCIFCVISQHLRRDIAKATKSSAYYVKERKLASSLALVLALFAACWLPIHIMNAVEFYTQGSYVPHMAFYVGILLSHANSAVNPVVYAFKIPKIKQAYQRAYRKVLPCKTEEQKDQSSQMTETNKATSTAKSSSVLT; from the exons ATGGTTGGGGCGGTGGCCATCCCCCTGGCAGTGCTGGTAGACGGACGATTCGAGACGTCTTTCCACGGCTGCCTCTTCATCAGCTGTGTGGTCATTGTGCTGACCCAGGCCTCTGTATACTCCCTACTGGCCATTGCTGTGGACAGATATCTGCGCGTCTACATCCCTCTTAG GTACAAAGGAAAAGTCAAGCTGATGCACTCAGGTGCAATAGTTGCAGTATGTTGGGTCACTGCTGCAGTGTTGGGTTTGGTACCCATGTTTGGATGGAACAACCAAAGCTCTTTACCACTTTCCAACTCCACCACAATTGTATGCCAGTTCCTGACTGTCATCCCAATGTCCTTCTTGGTCAACTTTAGCTTCCTCAGCTGTCTTCTTCCTCCCTTGATCATCATGATCGTTCTGTACTGCTGCATCTTCTGCGTGATATCTCAGCACCTGAGAAGAGACATTGCGAAAGCCACCAAGTCCAGTGCTTATTATGTGAAAGAGAGGAAGCTGGCCAGTTCACTGGCTCTGGTTTTGGCTCTGTTTGCGGCCTGCTGGCTGCCGATACACATCATGAACGCTGTTGAGTTTTACACCCAGGGTAGCTATGTTCCTCACATGGCTTTTTATGTTGGCATTCTCCTCTCACATGCCAACTCAGCGGTCAATCCTGTGGTGTATGCTTTTAAGATCCCAAAAATAAAGCAAGCATACCAAAGAGCTTATAGGAAGGTTCTCCCATGCAAAACAGAAGAGCAAAAAGATCAGAGCAGCCAGATGACAGAAACTAATAAGGCAACCAGCACTGCTAAGTCTAGTTCTGTTCTGACATAA
- the LOC111194551 gene encoding adenosine receptor A1-like isoform X1, which produces MAGVGEAIYTALEISIAVACCLGNVLVIWAVQTSGGIKKPTFCFIMSLAVADFMVGAVAIPLAVLVDGRFETSFHGCLFISCVVIVLTQASVYSLLAIAVDRYLRVYIPLRYKGKVKLMHSGAIVAVCWVTAAVLGLVPMFGWNNQSSLPLSNSTTIVCQFLTVIPMSFLVNFSFLSCLLPPLIIMIVLYCCIFCVISQHLRRDIAKATKSSAYYVKERKLASSLALVLALFAACWLPIHIMNAVEFYTQGSYVPHMAFYVGILLSHANSAVNPVVYAFKIPKIKQAYQRAYRKVLPCKTEEQKDQSSQMTETNKATSTAKSSSVLT; this is translated from the exons ATGGCTGGTGTTGGAGAAGCTATCTACACAGCACTGGAAATCTCCATCGCTGTAGCATGTTGCCTGGGCAATGTGCTGGTCATCTGGGCAGTGCAGACATCAGGGGGCATCAAAAAGCCTACCTTCTGCTTCATTATGTCCCTTGCAGTGGCTGATTTCATGGTTGGGGCGGTGGCCATCCCCCTGGCAGTGCTGGTAGACGGACGATTCGAGACGTCTTTCCACGGCTGCCTCTTCATCAGCTGTGTGGTCATTGTGCTGACCCAGGCCTCTGTATACTCCCTACTGGCCATTGCTGTGGACAGATATCTGCGCGTCTACATCCCTCTTAG GTACAAAGGAAAAGTCAAGCTGATGCACTCAGGTGCAATAGTTGCAGTATGTTGGGTCACTGCTGCAGTGTTGGGTTTGGTACCCATGTTTGGATGGAACAACCAAAGCTCTTTACCACTTTCCAACTCCACCACAATTGTATGCCAGTTCCTGACTGTCATCCCAATGTCCTTCTTGGTCAACTTTAGCTTCCTCAGCTGTCTTCTTCCTCCCTTGATCATCATGATCGTTCTGTACTGCTGCATCTTCTGCGTGATATCTCAGCACCTGAGAAGAGACATTGCGAAAGCCACCAAGTCCAGTGCTTATTATGTGAAAGAGAGGAAGCTGGCCAGTTCACTGGCTCTGGTTTTGGCTCTGTTTGCGGCCTGCTGGCTGCCGATACACATCATGAACGCTGTTGAGTTTTACACCCAGGGTAGCTATGTTCCTCACATGGCTTTTTATGTTGGCATTCTCCTCTCACATGCCAACTCAGCGGTCAATCCTGTGGTGTATGCTTTTAAGATCCCAAAAATAAAGCAAGCATACCAAAGAGCTTATAGGAAGGTTCTCCCATGCAAAACAGAAGAGCAAAAAGATCAGAGCAGCCAGATGACAGAAACTAATAAGGCAACCAGCACTGCTAAGTCTAGTTCTGTTCTGACATAA